Sequence from the Egibacter rhizosphaerae genome:
GCGCTCTACGAGCTCACGGGCGCGGGTGGCACCGCGGTGACCGCGAACCCGATGGTGGGGTTGCGCCCGAGCCTCACCGCTCAGGACACCGGCACGGTGATCGAGGTCACGAGCCCGCAGCCGGTCTACTTGCGGACGACGGGCCTCGAGGTGTACCAGGACGCCGAGCAATGGACCGCCGAGGGTCGCCGCATCGGGGGCCAACCGCTCGGCGACGGGTCGCCGCTGGACGACGTGGAGGTCGTCGGGGGGCAGGAGGTCGTCGCCGACGTCGAGGTCGTCCAACCCGTGGACCGGCTCGTTCCGACTCCCTCTCCGCCCACCGCGATCGAGGGCGAACCGGCCGACGACTTCCTGTTCGACCCCCGAACGGGCACGGTCACGCTCGCCGGCGACGCGAGCCTCGCCGAGGGGGACAGCTACGAGGTCACCGCCACCATCCCCGACCCCGATCCCGACCGCGTCGCCGAGGCGGCCGGCTACGACCCCGACGGTCAGCTGACCGAGCTCCCCGACGACGTTCCGCAGGAGGCGTACGACCTCGCCGAGGAGATCGTCGAGGCCGCGGACGCGGACACCCCCCTGGAACAGGCGTTGGCGATCCAGGACGAGCTCCAGACCTGGGAGTACTCCCTGACGCCACCGAGTGGCCACGACGGTGACGCGCTCGCCGCGTTCCTCGACCACCGGGTCGGGTACTGCGAGCAGTACGCCGGGGCGATGGCGGTGATGTTGCGCACCCTCGACATCCCGGCCCGAGTCGCGGTCGGGTTCACCTCCGGAACGCTCGCCGATCCCGAGGAGAACCGCTGGGAGATCACGAACGAGAACGCGCACGCGTGGGTCGAGGTGCTGTTCCCCGGCGTGGGTTGGATCGACTTCGAGCCGACCCCTCGAGACGACGGCAACATCCTCGTGCCCGACCGCACCGACCTCGCCCCCACCGACACGGTGGCACAGGATCAGGCCACCGCCGAGGCCGACGCCGAGACGGACGTCGACGGGCAACAGGATCCGAGCCAACCCGACGACCAACCGGACTTCCCCGACGACATGGGGCTGGAACAGGAGCAGAACGGGGCGGCGGGAACCGCGGGTGATGCCTCGCGCGGCCCGGGGGTGGGCATTCTCGCAGCCCTGTCGGGGGTGGGGTTGGTGGGGGCGGCGTGGATCGGCTGGCGGCTCCGGTTGCGGGCGACCGCACCGCCGTACCGCCGGGTGCTGGCGGCGAGACGTCGCGTCGAGCACCTCGCAGCCGGCCTCGGGGTCCGCGCCCGCGAGCACGAGACCGATCGCGACGTGATGGCTCGGCTCGCGGTCAAGAACGGACGGGTGTGGGGTCCGAGCGTCGCGCTCGCGAACGCTGCGGCCGCCGCGCGCTTCGCGCCCGAGCCCTCGGCGAGCCTCGTCGAGCAGGCCGAGCGAGCCGCGGACACGATCGCCGACGAACTCGCGCCCAAACCCTGGGATCGGGCGTGGCTGGTGACGCGCGGCGCGCTCGGGCGGCTCACCGGCCGACTCGACCGGGACAGGCCCGACTAACGACAGACCGGCCGTGTCCCGGGAGTTCGGCGCGCTAGCCCTCGCCCCGCTCGCGCTTGTCACGCATGTAGCGGTCGAACCCGCCTCGAAGCTGCCCGCCCAGGCGGTTCGTCTGGTCCGCCCCGAGGCGCTTCAGCTGGTGTCCTCCGTACACCGCGCTGCCGAGCATGAGAGCGAACCCGGCGACGCCGAACCACAGGCTGGCAATGAAGAACAGCAGCAGGATGAAGCCCACGATCAAACCGGCGAGGGCCAGCTTGATCTGTCGCCGAACCTGCGTCGAGACCGTCGTCTCGCCGACGGTCTTCGCGAACTTCGGGTCGTCGGCGCGAAGACGCTGCTCGATGTCGCTCAGGATCTGCTGCTCACGGTCGGAGAGTGGCATTGGCGGCTCCGCGTCGTCCCGTCTTTGCTGTTGTCAGCCTCTGCTATCAGGGTCCCCAGCGGGGACAGCTGGCAGACCTGTCGCATCATGACCGCTCAGCTTAACCCCCACACCCGATCGAGTGGGACGACCCGCCCGCTCGCTCGGGCCCGGCCCGTTCGGTGGCGACCGGTGTACGGGATCGTAGCGACTCGGCGCGCCACGCGCCCGAGAAGTGGGGGGTTTCTTGTGTTCGAGCGACCCTCACGGCGCGTGGAGGACCGGCTCCGCCGCAGAAGACGCACGCGACTCACCCTCCACGCGTGTCGTCACGGGTGGGCCACCCCTCGTCCGGACCGGGACCAGCCCGTGGATCGCGAGCGAGCAACGCCCCTCGCGTCACCGCCGTATCCCCGAACCTGGCCCGCGCGTCGTCGGCGGCGTGCTCGAGCGTCTCCCAGCGGTCGCTCTCCAGCAGATCGAGCTGTTGCGCCGCCCCACCGTCGACGAGGTTCCCGACGCCCAGGCCGACGAGCCGGACACGCACCCGCTCGAGCCGCTGCGCCTCGAGCAGCGCGGTGGCCTCACGGTGCAGCACGGTCGCCTGATCGGTGGGCGTGGGCAGGGTGCGGGACCGGGTGAGCGTCTGGAAGTTCGCGAACCGGAGTTTGAGGGTCACGGTGCGACCGGCGACCCCGCCGCCCCGGAGCCGTTGCGCGACCTTCTCGGCGAGTCGCAGGAGCTCGGTGCGCAGGATCTCGGGATCGTCCACGTCGGTCTCGAAGGTCTCCTCGGCGCTGAGGCCCTTCGCCGCCTCGTCGGGCGTGACCGTGCGTGGGTCGTGGCCCCGCGCGATCTCGGAGAGGTGCGCGCCCGCGGCCTGCCCGACGATCCGCGCGAGGGTAGCCGGCTCGGTCGCAGCGATGTCGCCGACGGTGCGCAACCCGTAGCGGTGCAACTGCTCGGTCGTCTTCTCCCCCACGCCCCACAACTCCCGTACCTCGAGGCCGGCCAGAAACGCGGTCACCCCGTCGACCGGCAGATGCTTGAGCCCGTCGGGCTTCGCGTGCTCGCTGCAGAGCTTCGCGAGGAACTTGTTCGGGGCGACACCGACGCTCGCGGGGAGCTGGAGCTCGTCGGCGATCCGCTCCCGCAGATCCGCAGCGATCCGCGGGGGCTCCCCGAACAGGCGCACGCTGCCGCCCACGTCGAGGAACGCTTCGTCGAGCGAGAGCGGCTCGACGAGCGGGGTGACCGATCGCAGCAGCTCCATCAGCCGGTGCGAGACGTCGGTGTACGCCGCGAAGTCGGGAGGGCGGACGATCGCGTGGGGGCAGCGCCGCAGCGCGCTCGCCATCGGCATCGCCGAGCGAATGCCGTACACCCGCGCCTCGTAGGACGCGCTCGCGACCACCCCGCGCCCGCCGGTGCCGCCGATGAGCAGCGGCTTACCGGCCAGCGACGGCTCTCGCAGCGCCTCGACCGACGCGTAGAACGCGTCCATGTCGAGGTGCAGGATCGGCTCGGGGGGCCGCTGCCCGGTCACGGCACCAGGGTACGCATCGTGGGCCTCGGAACGGTGGTGCGGTTGCCCGCGCCGGCGCGGGCAACCGCACCGCGGGATAGCCGCGTTCGTTCCCACCCCCCAGGCGTCGTAGCCTGCGCGGCATGCACGCGGCCGTGTTCGACCTCGACGGGACCCTGATCGACTCCGCGGACGACATCGCGGCGGCCTTCCGCGCGGCACTCGTCGCACACGGACGGCCCGCCCCGAGCCACGAGGAGGTGCGCGCGCTGATCGGACGGCCACTGCCGGAGATGCTCGCACGGTACGTGCCGGCCCGCGAAGTCCCCGAACTCGTCGCGCGCTACCGGATGCTCTACTGGCGACACTGTGCCGACCAGACCCGACTGATGCCCGGGGTCCGCGTGACGCTCACCTCCCTGCGGGCAGACGGTTGGCGGCTCGCGGTCGCGACCACGAAGCGGACCGACATGGCGCGTCGTGTCAGTGCCGCACTCGGCGTGAGCGAGCTCGTCGACTACGTCCAGGGGACCGACGACCTGCCGGACAAACCCGCCCCCGACGTGGTCCTCGCGGCGCTGGACGGCCTCGGGACCGCGCCGTCTCCGACCTCGTGGATGATCGGCGACACCACCGACGACCTCGAGGCCGGGCGCGCCGCGGGTCTGTCGACCGCGGGGGTCGCCACCGGCGCCCACGAGCGCGAGTGGCTCGAGACCGCGGGCCCTCGATGCGTGGTCGACCGCATCGACGAACTCGTCGCGATGCTCACCGACACCACTACTCGATGAACTCCGGCCCGATGAACTCCGGCGAACGGCCCGGCACCTCCGCGCGCAGGCCGAGGGACACGGGGCCTCGGAGAACGAACGCGGTGCCCCGGACACCGGGACCCGGCCGAGCAGAGCGGGAGAGCGGTGGCTGAGGGGACGAGCGCCCGCATCCGCACCCCCGGCGCGACCGTGGGCTGGCCGGTGGTCATGGCCTTCGTGCGCCTGCCCCTGATGCTGCTCGGAGCAGCCCTCGTCTGGGGCCTGCTCGCCGCGAGCGGCCAGGCCGACGGGTTCCACCTGCCACTCGGCGCCTCGCTCGCGATGAACCTGGTCAACATCGTCTGCCTGCTGCTGCTCGTCCACCTGCTCCGCCGCGAGCAGGCGCGCCTGCGTGACCTGCTGGGTTTCGACCGTGCCCGGATCGGCCGCGATCTCGCATGGGGGCTGTGTTGGTTCGTGGTCCTCTACGCGGCGTTCGCGATCGGCTTCCTCGCTCCCCTGCTCCTCGCGGGCGGCCCCTCCGGGATCGCCGACGGCTCGGTGTTCGAGGAGGCGTTCGTGGGGGTCTGGGCCGAGATGGAGAGCACTGCGTTCGGGCCGTTCACGCTCGGGCTGTTCACCGTGTGGATGGCGGTGTTCCCGTTCCTCAACGCCCCCGTCGAGGAGCTCCAGTACCGCGCGTACGTCCAACCGCGCCTGCACGCCGCGACGGGCCGCGCCTGGCTCGCGGTCGCCGTGCCCAGCATCGGTTTCGGCCTCCAGCACCTCCTCTTCGCGCCGAGCGCCCTGGGCGCCGTGGCCTACGCCAGCGCCTTCCTGCTCTGGGGCGGCGGAGCCGGGCTGATCTACCTGCGGCAGCGGCGGCTCATGCCGCTCGTGCTCGCGCACCTGATCACGAACATACCGGTGACGTTCGTCGCGCTCGCGTTCCTGTTCTGGCCGTGACGAACTCATCCGGCTGACCCCGGGGACCGGTGCCACAACCGACGAGGGGGCTGCGCTGTGAACTCCTCGGGCCCCTCCGACGCCCCCTCCGGCTCCGGGACGGGCCCGCCGTGCGGGTTCGTGCGCGGGACCCGCAGCCGAGCCGCGGAAGAGCGCACCGCCTCGGGGTCCACCGGCCGTGCCTCCCCGGCCGCGAAGGTGCTGCGGTCACCCCGCCGACCCGATGCGACGGCCTCGGCCAGCCTCCCGGCACGCCAAGCACGCATGAGCCTTCGCAGGTCCCACGCCGCATCGGCGTTCAGCGACACCCCCCGCGCACCGGTGCGCCGAACGATCCCCTCGACCACGAGCAACCACGAGTGAAAGACGGTGGAGGCGCAGCGGTCGTGCACGGACTCGAAGAACGCCGCGTCCCCCACACCCGTCGCATCGTCCAGCGAGAGGAAGATCACCCGCTGCCCCGACTGCACCGGCGGGGTCTGGGTCGCCACCTTCACGCCCGCGATCCGCACCCGCTGCCGGTCACGACAGTCGACCAGATCCACCGCCCGGGTGGCCTCGAGCGCCGTGAGCAACCCTTCGTAGAAGCGGATGACGTGCCGGCTCACGTCGAGCCCGAGCACCTCGAGCTCCGCGCGGACCTGCTCACTCGGGCGGTAGTCGCCGAGCCCCGCCGCCGGTCCGGGCCCAAGCAGGTCGAGCTGCTCGGGCTCCTCGGCCTCGGTACGACGTCTCCGTGCCCCCGCCCACCGTTCGGCGACCTCCAGCAGGACGTCGCGCCGGGACGCCCCCGGGTGCGCGAGCCCGTCCAACGCCCCGACGTGCGCGAGGTCTTCGGCGACCGGGCGGCTGAGCCCGCCGCGCTCCCGCAGGTCGGCGAGACCGGTGAACGGTCGACCCGCCAGCAGCGCGTCGATCATCGCGTCGTCGATGCCCGCGACGTCCTGCAGGCCGACGCGGATCGCGAACCGCTCCCCCGGCGCATCGGGCACGGCGCCGAGATCGCGGCCGATCCGCCGAGTCCCGGGTGGCACCGGCATGCCGTCGTCCGCACGGATCCACCCGAGCGGAAGGGCTGCATCCTGCGCCTCCGGCGAGGTCGAGCCGGCATCGACGCCGAGCGCGGCCCAGGCCTGGGCGGCAGGCACACGCTCGACGCGATAGGCGCGCTCGGAGCGGTTCACGTCCACCGGGAGCACCGCCACCCCGAACCGGCGTGCGTCCTCGAGCAACAACCGCCGCGGGTACATCCCCGGGTCGTGGGTGAGCAACCCCGCAACGAGCTCGGGCAGGAAGTGGGCCTTCAAGTACGCCGACCGGTAGGTCGGCACCGCGAACGCCGCCGCATGCGCCTTGCAGAACCCGAACGAGGCGAACTGCGCGAGCGCGTCCCACAGCGACGTGGCCACTCCCTCGGGAATGCCCCGCTCGGCGGCACAGCCGAGCACCCAATCTCGCAACCTCGGCACCTCCTCGGGATCCCCGAGGCGCCGGCGCACGAGATCGGCGGTCGACAGGTCGCACCCCGTGATCGCCGCGACACAGCGCATGACCTGCTCGTGGTAGACGATCACCCCGAAGGTCTCGCCCAGCGCGCGCTCGAGCGTGGGATGCGGGACGACCGGCTCGGCCTGCCCGAGCCGCCGCATGAGGAACGGGCCGACCATGTCGCCCTTCACCGGCCCCGGGCGGAACAGCGAGATGTCGACGACGAGATCTTCGAGCTGCTCCGGCTGGAGCCTCCCGAGCAGCTCGCGCTGGCCGGGGGACTCGATCTGGAACATCCCGAGCGTGTCGGTCGAGCGGATCAGCTCATAGGTCGCCGGGTCGCCATCGGGCAACGCGCCGAGATCGAGATCGACCCCGCGGCTCACGCGCACCTCCTCGCGCGCATGCGCCATGGCCGACAACATCCGCACCGCGAGCACGTCGAGCTTGCAGAGGCCCAATGCCCCGACATCGTCCTTGTCGAACTGCGCCATCGCGAAGCCCGCCGCGCTCGGCTGCACGGGCACGAGGTCGCGCAGCCCATCCCCGGATCCCGCGCCCACGCCACCGCGCCCATCCCCGGATCCCGGGGCCTTCGGCTCGGGCCCGAGCAGGATCCCCGAGGGGTGCAGCGCGAGGTGGCGGGGCAACCCGTCGAGGCGCTCGACGACGTCGAACAACAGCTGCAGATGCGCCGCGTCGAGCCCCCGCCCCGCGAGCTCGGGCAGGTGGTCGATCGCCGCGCGCACGTCCCGGGCCCGGATGTGCGGGAACGCCTTCGCGATCCGGTCGACCTCGGCGACGGGCAGTCCCATCGCCTTGCCGACCTCGCGAACCGCCATCCGTGCCTTGAACGTCTCGACCATGGTCACGCACACGACCCGCTCGGGCCCGTAGGTCGCGAGCAGATCACGGTAGACGTCCTCCCGACGCGCCGACTCGACGTCGAGATCGATGTCGGGGAGTTCGTCCCGGTACGGGTTCATGAACCGCTCGAAACAGAGATCGTGGCGTACCGGATCGACATCGCTGATCCCGAGCGCGTAGCAGACGACGCTGCCCGCCGCCGACCCGCGGCAGGCGACGAGCACGTCCTTCGCGCGGATCCGGTCGACCACCTCGGCGACGGTGAGGAAGTACGCGGCGAGACCGAGCTCGGCGACCATCGCGAGCTCGCGGTCGAGCAGCTCGAAGTACGTCGTCCGGGGAGCGTCCTCACCGGGGTCCTCCCACGGGCGGCGGGCGTCGAGCCCGCCGCGGCAACGGGCCCCGAGCTCCGCCATGGACGGATCGTCGGCGAGCTCCGGGACGCGCAGACGGTCGAGCCCCAGATCGACCTCGCAGCGCTCGGCGACCCACGCCGTCGCGGTCAGCGCATCGGGTCGCTCCGCGAACACCGCCGCCATCTCCTCGGGGCTCTTCAGGTACCCCTCGGCATTGCGACGCTGGTGATGACGCGCCGAGAGCGGTACCTGCTGACGGATCGCGTCGAGGGTGTCCGCCACCGCCGCATCGCGGGGATCCCGGTAACGGGGCTCCTGGTGCGCGACCGCACGCAGCCCGAGCCGGTCGGCGAGCGCGAACCGTTCCCGCGCCCGCGCGTCGTCACCGCGGGCGAGGTGGTGAGTCACACCGACCAGCACGTGGTCAGCGCCGACGAGGTCACCCCACCACCGGGCTTCTCGCGCTGCCGCATCACGCTCCCCCGCATCGAGCAGGCGCGCGCACGGGGACTCGTTGCCGAACAGGACGAACAGATGCCCCCTCGCGCCCCCGAGATGGGTCGTCAGATGAGCCGGACTCGCTCGTGGCTCGTAGGTCCCGGCGCCCCCACCGAGGCTTCCGGCACCGATCGCCGGAGCGCTGTCGAGGTGATGCGCCGAGACGAGCCGACAGAGTGCGGCATAGCCGATCGCGTCACGAGCGATCAGCACGACCCGAGCCGGGTCGCCCTCGAGCCACGAGGGCCCCGACCGCGGCCACGAAGTCCGTTCGGCTCGGTGCCGTCCCGTGCGTCGCCCACGCCACGCCCCCGAAGCCGCGAGATCGGGCCCGTACGGTGCGAGCGCGAGATCGGCGCCGAAGATCGGGCGCACCCCGGTGCGCTCGCACGCCCGGGCGAACCGCACCGCACCAGGCAGACCGTCACGATCGGCGACCCCGACCGCAGCCATGCCTCGCGCGGCCGTGGCCTCGGCGAGCTCATCGGGCCGCAGAACCCCGTCGCGCATCGACCAGCAACTACGCGCAGCGAGATGGACGAACGGTTCCACGCGCGCATCACCTCGTCGGCCCATCGGTTCACTGCCCCTGCCTGACCTGCCTGACCTGCCTGGGGCGCCCCTGGGGGCACCCTGGAGCACCCTAGGGGGGGAACGTCAGTTCGATACGTGGTGACGAGTGTACCGCCGAGCGTGGAACCGCACGCCCCACGAGATGCCTCCCGACCCGGCGGTAAAGAGCCCGGCCGGTGCTACGCTCATCCGTGCCCCGCCCCTCTCTCGGCGCCTGAGGACGCGATGCCGCGCAACGTCTTCGTGATCGGGCTTGACGAGCCCAACCGAGCGCTGCTCGAGCTGCTGCCCGCGGCCCGCGACTGCACGTTCCACCCACTCCTCAGCTTCGAGGAACTGCGAGGCGTCGAGCACTTCCCCATCCCCGAGCTGCTCGCGGAGGCGGAACGACGGCTCGACAACTTCGAGGGGTCGATCGACGCGATCACGACCATCATCGACTTCCCCGCCACCGAGTTCGTCCCGCTGCTCGCCCGACCACGCGGGCTGCACACCCCGAGCCTCGAGGGTGTCCTGGCCTGCAACCACAAGTACTGGAGCCGCCAACTGCAGGAGGAGGCCGCGCCCGAGGCGGTGCCCGGCTATGCGATCCTCGACCCCTACGGTGACGACCCCCTCGCCGCGACGGGGCTCGAGCCCCCGATCTGGGTCAAGCCGCTCAACGCGTTCCGCAGCCACCTCGGCTTCAGGATCAATCAGCCCCAGGACCTCTACGCGGCTCTGCCGGTGATCCGCGAGGAACTGCCCCGCTTGGCCGCACCCTTCGAGTCGGTCCTCAAGTACGCCGACCTACCCCCGCGCCTGGCCGAGCTCGGCGGGAAGGTCTGCATCGCCGAGCAGATCATCTCCGGCCGGCTCTGCACGGTCGAGGGCTACGTCCAGCACGGCGTCCCACACGTCTACGGCATCGTCGACAGCGTCCGCGCGCCGAACCGCAGCTCCTTCGCGCGCTACCAGTACCCGTCGTCGCTGCCGCCGCCGGTACAGCGCCGCATCGTGGACATCGCCGAGCGGGTCATGACCTCCATCGGCCTCGACCACAGCCCCTTCAACATGGAGCTGTTCTACAACGCGCGGCGCGACACGATCGCCGTTCTCGAGATCAACCCCCGCCTGTCGCAGAGCCACGCCCCCCTGTTCGACCTCGTCGACGGGGTGAGCCATCTGCAGGTGATGACCGACGTCGCGCTCGGCCGGCCGCCCGAGATGCAGAGCGGGCAGGGTCGCTACGACATCGCGGCGAAGTTCTTCCTGCGTGCGTATCGCGATGCGCGGGTGACAGCCGTGCCCAGCGAGCAGCAGATCGCGCGCATCATCGAGCGCATCCCCGGCACGAAGATCAGCGCGCTCGTCGAGGAGAGCACCCAGCTGTCCGACCTCGAGGACCAGGACGCCTACAGCTTCGAACTCGCCGAGGTCTACCTGGGTGCGCGCAGCAACCGCGAGCTGCTGGCGCGGTGGCACGCGGTCCGGGAGGAGCTGGCCTTCGGCTTGCAGGATCCGGACTGACACGTGGACCTCCGCGCCACCCGCTCGCGCGGGGCGGCGCGCAAGTGGCCCCCGACCGGCGCAACCACATCCCGTTGCAAGGAGCCCTGCCGCGAGCATGGAGACCGTCACCGATCTGCCACACAAGACTCGCGTCGTCGAGCACACCTGGATCCCACTGCGGGACGGCACCCGGCTCGCCGCGCGGATGTGGATCCCGGAGGGCGCCGAGGACGATCCCGTCCCGGCGATCCTCGAGTACATCCCCTACCGCAAGCGCGACTTCACGCGCAAACGCGACGAGCGCACGCATCCCTACTTCGCCGGCCACGGCTACGCGGCGCTGCGGGTGGACCTGCGCGGCTCGGGTGACAGCGAGGGGGTGCTCACCGACGAGTACCTGCCGAGCGAACTCGACGACGGCGAGGACGTGCTCGCGTGGATCGCCGAGCAGCCCTGGTGCGACGGCTCGGTCGGCATGATCGGTATCAGCTGGGGCGGGTTCAACGGGTTGCAGCTCGCGGCGCGTCGCCCGCGAGCACTCAAGGCGATCGTGACCTGCTCGTCGACCGACGACCGGTACGCCGACGACGTGCACTACATGGGTGGCTGTCTGCTCGGCGACAACCTGTCGTGGGCCTCCACGATGT
This genomic interval carries:
- a CDS encoding CPBP family intramembrane glutamic endopeptidase is translated as MAEGTSARIRTPGATVGWPVVMAFVRLPLMLLGAALVWGLLAASGQADGFHLPLGASLAMNLVNIVCLLLLVHLLRREQARLRDLLGFDRARIGRDLAWGLCWFVVLYAAFAIGFLAPLLLAGGPSGIADGSVFEEAFVGVWAEMESTAFGPFTLGLFTVWMAVFPFLNAPVEELQYRAYVQPRLHAATGRAWLAVAVPSIGFGLQHLLFAPSALGAVAYASAFLLWGGGAGLIYLRQRRLMPLVLAHLITNIPVTFVALAFLFWP
- a CDS encoding transglutaminase domain-containing protein, whose translation is MSAPPAQDAPSRPERSSRSRPDREADHGPPARGKATGEAWRVLAAGALLAAALVPFGRVFGEWGALRPLVGAVLVAIGLAWAAHQLGAGSLGCAMASLLGWIGFTTAVLLPGTGVLGVVPTLDTLTFARHFTGAGLASIQEQAAPIDPEPAVLLLIVAGVWAIAIVVHDAVVVRGHPLRGILAALVLASVPLAIVSVPAEPGLAGTPAPWILPFLVAALFTLLAPSSDRATPAPRRTTPGGPGGSVVTGLAVGLLAIVAGVPLSGNLPGYNEPALYELTGAGGTAVTANPMVGLRPSLTAQDTGTVIEVTSPQPVYLRTTGLEVYQDAEQWTAEGRRIGGQPLGDGSPLDDVEVVGGQEVVADVEVVQPVDRLVPTPSPPTAIEGEPADDFLFDPRTGTVTLAGDASLAEGDSYEVTATIPDPDPDRVAEAAGYDPDGQLTELPDDVPQEAYDLAEEIVEAADADTPLEQALAIQDELQTWEYSLTPPSGHDGDALAAFLDHRVGYCEQYAGAMAVMLRTLDIPARVAVGFTSGTLADPEENRWEITNENAHAWVEVLFPGVGWIDFEPTPRDDGNILVPDRTDLAPTDTVAQDQATAEADAETDVDGQQDPSQPDDQPDFPDDMGLEQEQNGAAGTAGDASRGPGVGILAALSGVGLVGAAWIGWRLRLRATAPPYRRVLAARRRVEHLAAGLGVRAREHETDRDVMARLAVKNGRVWGPSVALANAAAAARFAPEPSASLVEQAERAADTIADELAPKPWDRAWLVTRGALGRLTGRLDRDRPD
- a CDS encoding DNA polymerase III subunit alpha, producing MEPFVHLAARSCWSMRDGVLRPDELAEATAARGMAAVGVADRDGLPGAVRFARACERTGVRPIFGADLALAPYGPDLAASGAWRGRRTGRHRAERTSWPRSGPSWLEGDPARVVLIARDAIGYAALCRLVSAHHLDSAPAIGAGSLGGGAGTYEPRASPAHLTTHLGGARGHLFVLFGNESPCARLLDAGERDAAAREARWWGDLVGADHVLVGVTHHLARGDDARARERFALADRLGLRAVAHQEPRYRDPRDAAVADTLDAIRQQVPLSARHHQRRNAEGYLKSPEEMAAVFAERPDALTATAWVAERCEVDLGLDRLRVPELADDPSMAELGARCRGGLDARRPWEDPGEDAPRTTYFELLDRELAMVAELGLAAYFLTVAEVVDRIRAKDVLVACRGSAAGSVVCYALGISDVDPVRHDLCFERFMNPYRDELPDIDLDVESARREDVYRDLLATYGPERVVCVTMVETFKARMAVREVGKAMGLPVAEVDRIAKAFPHIRARDVRAAIDHLPELAGRGLDAAHLQLLFDVVERLDGLPRHLALHPSGILLGPEPKAPGSGDGRGGVGAGSGDGLRDLVPVQPSAAGFAMAQFDKDDVGALGLCKLDVLAVRMLSAMAHAREEVRVSRGVDLDLGALPDGDPATYELIRSTDTLGMFQIESPGQRELLGRLQPEQLEDLVVDISLFRPGPVKGDMVGPFLMRRLGQAEPVVPHPTLERALGETFGVIVYHEQVMRCVAAITGCDLSTADLVRRRLGDPEEVPRLRDWVLGCAAERGIPEGVATSLWDALAQFASFGFCKAHAAAFAVPTYRSAYLKAHFLPELVAGLLTHDPGMYPRRLLLEDARRFGVAVLPVDVNRSERAYRVERVPAAQAWAALGVDAGSTSPEAQDAALPLGWIRADDGMPVPPGTRRIGRDLGAVPDAPGERFAIRVGLQDVAGIDDAMIDALLAGRPFTGLADLRERGGLSRPVAEDLAHVGALDGLAHPGASRRDVLLEVAERWAGARRRRTEAEEPEQLDLLGPGPAAGLGDYRPSEQVRAELEVLGLDVSRHVIRFYEGLLTALEATRAVDLVDCRDRQRVRIAGVKVATQTPPVQSGQRVIFLSLDDATGVGDAAFFESVHDRCASTVFHSWLLVVEGIVRRTGARGVSLNADAAWDLRRLMRAWRAGRLAEAVASGRRGDRSTFAAGEARPVDPEAVRSSAARLRVPRTNPHGGPVPEPEGASEGPEEFTAQPPRRLWHRSPGSAG
- a CDS encoding ATP-grasp domain-containing protein, coding for MPRNVFVIGLDEPNRALLELLPAARDCTFHPLLSFEELRGVEHFPIPELLAEAERRLDNFEGSIDAITTIIDFPATEFVPLLARPRGLHTPSLEGVLACNHKYWSRQLQEEAAPEAVPGYAILDPYGDDPLAATGLEPPIWVKPLNAFRSHLGFRINQPQDLYAALPVIREELPRLAAPFESVLKYADLPPRLAELGGKVCIAEQIISGRLCTVEGYVQHGVPHVYGIVDSVRAPNRSSFARYQYPSSLPPPVQRRIVDIAERVMTSIGLDHSPFNMELFYNARRDTIAVLEINPRLSQSHAPLFDLVDGVSHLQVMTDVALGRPPEMQSGQGRYDIAAKFFLRAYRDARVTAVPSEQQIARIIERIPGTKISALVEESTQLSDLEDQDAYSFELAEVYLGARSNRELLARWHAVREELAFGLQDPD
- a CDS encoding HAD family hydrolase; the protein is MHAAVFDLDGTLIDSADDIAAAFRAALVAHGRPAPSHEEVRALIGRPLPEMLARYVPAREVPELVARYRMLYWRHCADQTRLMPGVRVTLTSLRADGWRLAVATTKRTDMARRVSAALGVSELVDYVQGTDDLPDKPAPDVVLAALDGLGTAPSPTSWMIGDTTDDLEAGRAAGLSTAGVATGAHEREWLETAGPRCVVDRIDELVAMLTDTTTR
- a CDS encoding DUF3040 domain-containing protein, which encodes MPLSDREQQILSDIEQRLRADDPKFAKTVGETTVSTQVRRQIKLALAGLIVGFILLLFFIASLWFGVAGFALMLGSAVYGGHQLKRLGADQTNRLGGQLRGGFDRYMRDKRERGEG
- a CDS encoding DNA polymerase IV, which codes for MTGQRPPEPILHLDMDAFYASVEALREPSLAGKPLLIGGTGGRGVVASASYEARVYGIRSAMPMASALRRCPHAIVRPPDFAAYTDVSHRLMELLRSVTPLVEPLSLDEAFLDVGGSVRLFGEPPRIAADLRERIADELQLPASVGVAPNKFLAKLCSEHAKPDGLKHLPVDGVTAFLAGLEVRELWGVGEKTTEQLHRYGLRTVGDIAATEPATLARIVGQAAGAHLSEIARGHDPRTVTPDEAAKGLSAEETFETDVDDPEILRTELLRLAEKVAQRLRGGGVAGRTVTLKLRFANFQTLTRSRTLPTPTDQATVLHREATALLEAQRLERVRVRLVGLGVGNLVDGGAAQQLDLLESDRWETLEHAADDARARFGDTAVTRGALLARDPRAGPGPDEGWPTRDDTRGG